The Humulus lupulus chromosome 3, drHumLupu1.1, whole genome shotgun sequence genome window below encodes:
- the LOC133825342 gene encoding uncharacterized protein LOC133825342: MKHYVHRDFICEKKFSFSAHRVFGVIKNIEDWGWLGSLTGLDGFVPRVVQEFYANLNDDLFDRKSFMFGQVYVRGNWYLFNAAEIAKVLNLPLSVDNVAVEFNKDKVLSELVGQNMVWEPHSVLKVTDLTHYYAVLHKFATSNWIPTTHTSTITFDTAFFLYKVGIGLQVDLASLIFDQITALGNAKKKGQYLVFPHLIYKLLDSQKPLLLEYEILTPPSAGADYKLKKEPSSVKATKGIALKAGDADSVAAELAGVKATLESVQTEVINLKSCLSTMVSHFAAGPSN, from the coding sequence atgaagcattatgtGCATCGTGATTTTATCTGTGAGAAAAAATTTTCATTCTCGGCCCATAGAGTGTTTGGGGTCATAAAAAATATTGAGGATTGGGGGTGGTTAGGTTCTTTAACCGGGCTGGATGGTTTTGTTCCTAGAGTTGTTCAAGAATTCTATGCCAATCTcaatgatgatctgtttgataggAAGTCTTTTATGTTTGGACAAGTTTATGTCCGAGGGAACTGGTATTTGTTCAATGCTGCTGAAATTGCCAAGGTTCTTAATTTGCCTCTTTCTGTTGATAATGTTGCTGTGGAGTTTAACAAAGATAAGGTGCTTTCGGAGTTGGTGGGACAAAATATGGTTTGGGAACCTCACTCAGTTCTCAAAGTAACCGATCTTACTCATTACTATGCTGTGCTTCACAAATTTGCCACCTCTAATTGGATTCCCACTACTCATACCTCCACCATTACTTTTGACACTGCCTTCTTTCTGTACAAAGTTGGAATTGGTCTCCAAGTCGATCTTGCCTCTCTCATTTTTGACCAGATCACTGCCTTAGGGAATGCCAAAAAGAAAGGTCAATATTTGGTGTTTCCCCATTTGATCTACAAGTTGCTTGATTCTCAAAAGCCTCTTCTCTTGGAATATGAGATCTTGACTCCTCCTAGTGCCGGAGCAGACTACAAACTCAAGAAGGAACCTTCATCTGTCAAAGCAACTAAAGGGATAGCTCTCAAGGCTGGTGATGCTGATTCTGTTGCTGCTGAACTCGCTGGTGTCAAGGCCACCctggaatctgttcaaacagaagtGATCAACCTCAAGAGTTGTCTCTCAACCATGGTGTCTCACTTTGCAGCCGGTCCTTCCAACTGA
- the LOC133823383 gene encoding protein NPGR2-like isoform X1 yields MDNISPSLFLNFFLGSPSMCVNLLYYFGYIYIYDQNFSFDPLSADLCFSWALNLYLSDCSLLLIEHFEVVQSGMRTKNFMNKRKFFGIPNRVRKMLKCMRSGEQVKMDEIDHSSDSLATRDYSASGYSSRLGEADPKVDNSNIEEAESSLRESGYLNYEEARALLGRLEYQKGNIEVALHVFEGIDIAAVTPRMKVSISRRCEQNRRRSQSDYIPPMSMHAVSLLLEAVLLKAKSLQGFGRYEEAAQTCKVILDTVEFALPDGLPENFTSDCKLQDTLSRAVESLLEFWSSAIRIFFQSGHFWSTACAIFSHTSLLHCNFLLVSNPPSPSSFSISVTAAAPLPATPKPLLSASVMLHLHSPTTNTTTNSPSSSFSPPM; encoded by the exons ATGGACAACATCTCACCATCTCtctttctcaatttttttttgggcTCACCGAGTATGTGTGTGAATCTCCTCTATTATTtcggttatatatatatatatgatcaaaaCTTCTCCTTCGACCCTCTTTCAGCAG atTTGTGTTTTTCTTGGGCTCTCAATCTCTACCTCTCTGACTGTTCTCTTTTGCTCATag AACATTTTGAAGTGGTACAATCCGGTATGAGAACCAAGAATTTCATGAACAAAAGAAAATTCTTTGGTATTCCAAATAGGGTAAGAAAGATGTTGAAGTGCATGCGTTCAGGGGAGCAAGTGAAAATGGATGAAATTGATCATTCATCAGACTCTCTGGCCACTAGGGACTATTCAGCAAGTGGGTATTCGTCTCGTCTAGGAGAAGCGGATCCAAAGGTTGATAATAGCAATATTGAAGAGGCTGAGTCTTCTCTTCGTGAAAGTGGTTATCTAAACTATGAG GAAGCAAGAGCTCTACTAGGAAGACTTGAGTATCAAAAGGGTAACATAGAAGTTGCACTTCATGTATTTGAAGGAATAGACATTGCTGCAGTGACTCCTAGGATGAAAGTATCCATTTCTAGAAGATGTGAACAAAATAGACGCCGTTCACAGAGTGATTATATCCCACCTATGTCCATGCACGCTGTTAGTCTGCTCCTTGAAGCTGTTCTTCTCAAAGCAAAATCATTGCAAGGCTTTGGACGATATGAAG AAGCTGCTCAAACGTGCAAAGTTATTTTGGACACTGTAGAATTTGCTCTGCCAGATGGCTTGCCTGAAAACTTCACTTCAGATTGTAAATTACAAGATACTCTATCTAGGGCTGTTGAATCACTACTAGAGTTTTGGAGTTCAGCCATCAGAATATTTTTCCAATCAGGACATTTTTGGTCAACAGCCTGTGCAATTTTCTCACACACATCTCTTCTCCACTGCAATTTTCTTTTAGTCAGCAACCCACCATCACCCTCATCATTCTCCATCTCAGTCACGGCAGCCGCACCACTCCCAGCCACCCCCAAGCCCTTGCTCTCCGCCTCTGTTATGTTGCACTTGCACTCacccaccaccaacaccaccaccaaCAGTCCCTCCTCCTCTTTCTCTCCCCCTATGTAA
- the LOC133823383 gene encoding protein NPGR2-like isoform X2, which translates to MDNISPSLFLNFFLGSPSMCVNLLYYFGYIYIYDQNFSFDPLSAEHFEVVQSGMRTKNFMNKRKFFGIPNRVRKMLKCMRSGEQVKMDEIDHSSDSLATRDYSASGYSSRLGEADPKVDNSNIEEAESSLRESGYLNYEEARALLGRLEYQKGNIEVALHVFEGIDIAAVTPRMKVSISRRCEQNRRRSQSDYIPPMSMHAVSLLLEAVLLKAKSLQGFGRYEEAAQTCKVILDTVEFALPDGLPENFTSDCKLQDTLSRAVESLLEFWSSAIRIFFQSGHFWSTACAIFSHTSLLHCNFLLVSNPPSPSSFSISVTAAAPLPATPKPLLSASVMLHLHSPTTNTTTNSPSSSFSPPM; encoded by the exons ATGGACAACATCTCACCATCTCtctttctcaatttttttttgggcTCACCGAGTATGTGTGTGAATCTCCTCTATTATTtcggttatatatatatatatgatcaaaaCTTCTCCTTCGACCCTCTTTCAGCAG AACATTTTGAAGTGGTACAATCCGGTATGAGAACCAAGAATTTCATGAACAAAAGAAAATTCTTTGGTATTCCAAATAGGGTAAGAAAGATGTTGAAGTGCATGCGTTCAGGGGAGCAAGTGAAAATGGATGAAATTGATCATTCATCAGACTCTCTGGCCACTAGGGACTATTCAGCAAGTGGGTATTCGTCTCGTCTAGGAGAAGCGGATCCAAAGGTTGATAATAGCAATATTGAAGAGGCTGAGTCTTCTCTTCGTGAAAGTGGTTATCTAAACTATGAG GAAGCAAGAGCTCTACTAGGAAGACTTGAGTATCAAAAGGGTAACATAGAAGTTGCACTTCATGTATTTGAAGGAATAGACATTGCTGCAGTGACTCCTAGGATGAAAGTATCCATTTCTAGAAGATGTGAACAAAATAGACGCCGTTCACAGAGTGATTATATCCCACCTATGTCCATGCACGCTGTTAGTCTGCTCCTTGAAGCTGTTCTTCTCAAAGCAAAATCATTGCAAGGCTTTGGACGATATGAAG AAGCTGCTCAAACGTGCAAAGTTATTTTGGACACTGTAGAATTTGCTCTGCCAGATGGCTTGCCTGAAAACTTCACTTCAGATTGTAAATTACAAGATACTCTATCTAGGGCTGTTGAATCACTACTAGAGTTTTGGAGTTCAGCCATCAGAATATTTTTCCAATCAGGACATTTTTGGTCAACAGCCTGTGCAATTTTCTCACACACATCTCTTCTCCACTGCAATTTTCTTTTAGTCAGCAACCCACCATCACCCTCATCATTCTCCATCTCAGTCACGGCAGCCGCACCACTCCCAGCCACCCCCAAGCCCTTGCTCTCCGCCTCTGTTATGTTGCACTTGCACTCacccaccaccaacaccaccaccaaCAGTCCCTCCTCCTCTTTCTCTCCCCCTATGTAA
- the LOC133823383 gene encoding protein NPGR2-like isoform X3, with translation MRTKNFMNKRKFFGIPNRVRKMLKCMRSGEQVKMDEIDHSSDSLATRDYSASGYSSRLGEADPKVDNSNIEEAESSLRESGYLNYEEARALLGRLEYQKGNIEVALHVFEGIDIAAVTPRMKVSISRRCEQNRRRSQSDYIPPMSMHAVSLLLEAVLLKAKSLQGFGRYEEAAQTCKVILDTVEFALPDGLPENFTSDCKLQDTLSRAVESLLEFWSSAIRIFFQSGHFWSTACAIFSHTSLLHCNFLLVSNPPSPSSFSISVTAAAPLPATPKPLLSASVMLHLHSPTTNTTTNSPSSSFSPPM, from the exons ATGAGAACCAAGAATTTCATGAACAAAAGAAAATTCTTTGGTATTCCAAATAGGGTAAGAAAGATGTTGAAGTGCATGCGTTCAGGGGAGCAAGTGAAAATGGATGAAATTGATCATTCATCAGACTCTCTGGCCACTAGGGACTATTCAGCAAGTGGGTATTCGTCTCGTCTAGGAGAAGCGGATCCAAAGGTTGATAATAGCAATATTGAAGAGGCTGAGTCTTCTCTTCGTGAAAGTGGTTATCTAAACTATGAG GAAGCAAGAGCTCTACTAGGAAGACTTGAGTATCAAAAGGGTAACATAGAAGTTGCACTTCATGTATTTGAAGGAATAGACATTGCTGCAGTGACTCCTAGGATGAAAGTATCCATTTCTAGAAGATGTGAACAAAATAGACGCCGTTCACAGAGTGATTATATCCCACCTATGTCCATGCACGCTGTTAGTCTGCTCCTTGAAGCTGTTCTTCTCAAAGCAAAATCATTGCAAGGCTTTGGACGATATGAAG AAGCTGCTCAAACGTGCAAAGTTATTTTGGACACTGTAGAATTTGCTCTGCCAGATGGCTTGCCTGAAAACTTCACTTCAGATTGTAAATTACAAGATACTCTATCTAGGGCTGTTGAATCACTACTAGAGTTTTGGAGTTCAGCCATCAGAATATTTTTCCAATCAGGACATTTTTGGTCAACAGCCTGTGCAATTTTCTCACACACATCTCTTCTCCACTGCAATTTTCTTTTAGTCAGCAACCCACCATCACCCTCATCATTCTCCATCTCAGTCACGGCAGCCGCACCACTCCCAGCCACCCCCAAGCCCTTGCTCTCCGCCTCTGTTATGTTGCACTTGCACTCacccaccaccaacaccaccaccaaCAGTCCCTCCTCCTCTTTCTCTCCCCCTATGTAA